From the genome of Cognaticolwellia beringensis, one region includes:
- the map gene encoding type I methionyl aminopeptidase, whose amino-acid sequence MTITIKDQQEIEKMRIAGKLAADVLEMIEPHVQAGITTDELNTLCAEYTDKVQNAISAPLNYHNFPKSICTSVNHVVCHGIPNDTPLVDGDIINIDITVIKDGYHGDTSKMFLIGETSAEDNRLCRITQESLYVGLKKVKPGNTFGEIGTAIQKFIKKSGRYSIVKEYCGHGIGKEFHEEPQIVHYKNNDSEKMQEGMCFTVEPMINLGRANTLLDKEDNWTVYTLDGKKSAQWEHTVVVTKTGCEILTLRKDDTIARILHN is encoded by the coding sequence ATGACAATTACGATTAAAGATCAGCAAGAAATAGAGAAAATGAGAATTGCAGGGAAGCTTGCTGCAGATGTATTAGAAATGATCGAACCTCACGTTCAAGCAGGTATTACCACTGATGAGCTTAATACCCTATGTGCGGAATATACTGATAAGGTGCAAAATGCAATTTCTGCGCCTTTAAATTACCACAATTTTCCAAAATCCATTTGTACCTCTGTTAATCACGTGGTTTGTCATGGTATTCCAAATGATACGCCATTAGTAGACGGTGACATTATCAATATCGACATTACGGTTATTAAAGATGGTTACCATGGCGATACCAGTAAAATGTTTTTAATTGGCGAAACGTCTGCTGAAGATAATCGTCTTTGTCGAATCACCCAAGAATCGCTCTATGTTGGCCTTAAAAAAGTTAAGCCAGGTAATACTTTTGGTGAAATTGGCACAGCAATTCAAAAATTCATCAAAAAATCGGGACGTTATTCAATAGTTAAAGAATATTGTGGTCACGGTATCGGCAAAGAATTTCATGAAGAGCCGCAAATTGTTCACTATAAAAATAATGACAGTGAAAAGATGCAAGAAGGTATGTGCTTTACCGTGGAACCTATGATTAATTTAGGTCGCGCCAATACTTTGCTTGATAAAGAAGATAATTGGACAGTATATACTTTGGATGGTAAAAAATCAGCGCAATGGGAACATACCGTTGTAGTAACCAAAACAGGCTGTGAAATATTAACCTTACGCAAAGATGATACCATAGCGCGTATACTGCACAATTAA
- the rpsB gene encoding 30S ribosomal protein S2, translating to MPNVSMRDMLKAGVHFGHKTRYWNPKMKSYIFGARDKVHIINLEQTVPMFNEALAVLSNVSSKKGKVLFVGTKRAASDAIKDAAIKCDQFYVNHRWLGGMLTNWKTVRQSIKRLKDLEAQSSDGTFEALTKKEALMRTREMEKLEKSLGGIKNMGGLPDVLFIIDADHEHISIKEANNLGIPVISVVDTNSNPDGVDYIVPGNDDAIRAVTLYLDSAANAVLSGREQNIAVQAEKDGFVETE from the coding sequence ATGCCAAACGTTTCTATGCGCGATATGCTTAAAGCAGGTGTTCATTTCGGTCACAAAACCCGTTACTGGAACCCAAAAATGAAATCATACATTTTTGGTGCACGTGATAAAGTTCATATCATCAACCTTGAACAAACTGTTCCAATGTTCAACGAAGCTCTTGCTGTTTTAAGCAACGTTTCTTCGAAGAAAGGTAAAGTTTTATTTGTTGGTACTAAACGCGCAGCAAGCGATGCTATTAAAGATGCAGCGATTAAATGTGATCAATTCTACGTAAATCACCGTTGGTTAGGTGGTATGTTGACTAACTGGAAAACAGTTCGTCAATCAATCAAACGTTTAAAAGATCTTGAAGCTCAAAGCTCAGACGGTACTTTTGAAGCGCTTACTAAAAAAGAAGCTTTAATGCGTACTCGTGAAATGGAAAAACTTGAGAAAAGCCTTGGTGGTATCAAAAACATGGGTGGTTTACCTGATGTTTTATTCATCATCGATGCAGATCACGAGCACATTTCTATTAAAGAAGCTAACAACTTAGGCATTCCAGTAATTTCTGTTGTTGATACAAACTCAAATCCAGATGGCGTTGACTACATCGTTCCAGGTAACGATGATGCGATTCGCGCTGTGACCTTATACTTAGATTCAGCTGCTAATGCTGTTCTTTCTGGTCGCGAGCAAAACATCGCAGTACAAGCTGAAAAAGACGGTTTTGTTGAAACTGAATAA
- the tsf gene encoding translation elongation factor Ts, whose protein sequence is MAITAAQVKELRQRTAAGMMDCKKALQEADGDMELAIENMRKSGQAKAAKKAGNIAAEGTILIKTNDGVAVLVEINCQTDFVAKDNNFLAFANEVADAALASKVTIEELQAQFEEKRITLVTKIGENINVRRVEYIEGAALASYSHGATIGVVVAGEGDAESLKHIAMHVAASKPEYINPADVPASVVENEQRIQLDILKTENDALEESKKKPVDLLEKIIIGRMKKFTGEISLTGQAFIMEPKKTVGAILKEKGLTVSSFVRLEVGEGIEKKSEDFAAEVEAQIAAAKG, encoded by the coding sequence ATGGCAATTACTGCTGCACAAGTTAAAGAATTACGTCAACGCACAGCTGCGGGCATGATGGATTGTAAGAAAGCTTTACAAGAAGCTGATGGCGATATGGAACTTGCGATTGAAAACATGCGTAAGTCTGGCCAAGCAAAAGCTGCTAAGAAAGCAGGTAATATTGCTGCTGAAGGTACTATTTTAATCAAAACTAACGATGGCGTTGCTGTTTTAGTTGAAATTAACTGTCAAACTGATTTTGTTGCAAAAGACAATAACTTCTTAGCTTTTGCTAACGAAGTTGCTGACGCGGCACTTGCTTCTAAAGTAACTATCGAAGAGCTACAAGCTCAATTCGAAGAGAAGCGTATTACTCTAGTGACAAAAATTGGTGAAAACATCAATGTTCGTCGTGTAGAGTACATCGAAGGAGCTGCTTTAGCTTCTTATAGCCATGGTGCTACTATCGGTGTTGTTGTTGCTGGTGAAGGTGATGCAGAATCTCTTAAGCACATTGCTATGCACGTTGCTGCAAGCAAGCCAGAATACATCAACCCTGCAGATGTTCCTGCAAGCGTAGTTGAAAATGAACAACGTATTCAATTAGATATTTTAAAAACTGAAAACGATGCTCTTGAAGAAAGTAAGAAAAAGCCAGTTGATTTACTTGAAAAAATCATCATCGGCCGTATGAAGAAATTTACCGGTGAAATTTCTTTAACAGGTCAAGCTTTTATTATGGAACCTAAGAAAACTGTTGGTGCTATCTTAAAAGAGAAAGGCTTAACTGTTTCTTCATTTGTACGTTTAGAAGTTGGTGAAGGTATTGAGAAAAAATCAGAAGATTTTGCTGCTGAAGTAGAAGCACAAATCGCTGCAGCTAAAGGTTAA
- the pyrH gene encoding UMP kinase, which translates to MSINPKPMYRRILLKLSGEALMGEEGFGIDPKVLDRMAQEIKELIEMGIQVGLVIGGGNLFRGKGLAEAGMNRVVGDQMGMLATVMNGLAMRDALHRAFVNTRLMSAIDLAGVCDRYNWAEAISLLKSGRVVIFSAGTGNPFFTTDSAACLRGIEIEADVVLKATKVDGIYSEDPVTNPDATLYSHLTYQDVLEKELQVMDLAAFTLARDHSMTLRVFNMNKPGALRSVVMGGDEGTTIDHAKNLN; encoded by the coding sequence ATGAGCATCAATCCCAAACCAATGTATCGTCGAATCCTTTTAAAACTTAGTGGTGAAGCCCTAATGGGCGAAGAAGGTTTTGGCATAGATCCAAAAGTCTTGGATCGTATGGCGCAAGAAATAAAAGAATTAATCGAAATGGGCATTCAGGTCGGCTTAGTTATTGGCGGTGGTAATCTATTTCGTGGTAAAGGCCTAGCAGAAGCAGGTATGAACCGAGTGGTAGGCGACCAAATGGGTATGTTAGCAACCGTAATGAATGGCTTAGCTATGCGTGACGCTTTACATCGTGCTTTTGTCAATACGCGCTTAATGTCGGCTATCGATCTTGCCGGTGTTTGTGACCGCTATAACTGGGCTGAAGCCATTAGTTTATTAAAGTCTGGCCGTGTGGTGATTTTCAGCGCAGGCACAGGTAACCCGTTTTTTACAACCGACTCAGCAGCATGCTTACGCGGCATTGAAATTGAAGCTGACGTGGTGTTAAAAGCGACGAAAGTTGATGGTATTTACTCAGAAGATCCGGTGACCAATCCTGATGCAACTTTGTATAGCCATTTAACTTATCAAGATGTTTTAGAAAAAGAATTACAAGTGATGGATTTAGCAGCCTTTACGCTCGCACGTGACCACAGCATGACGCTACGTGTTTTCAACATGAATAAACCGGGTGCGTTAAGGTCTGTAGTTATGGGTGGTGATGAAGGTACAACAATCGATCACGCCAAAAATTTAAATTAA
- the frr gene encoding ribosome recycling factor — MINEIKQDAQDRMAKSIESLKISLNKVRTGRAHRSLLDNIVVEYYGMDTPLSQVGNISVPDARTLAITVFDKGMIGAVEKSILKSDLGLNPSSQGTLIRIPLPALTEERRKDLVKVVRGEAEGGKVAIRNIRRDANTDIKSLNKEKEISEDEMHQAEDEIQKITDTFIKQVDDILGNKEKELMEI, encoded by the coding sequence GTGATAAACGAAATAAAACAAGACGCTCAAGACAGAATGGCGAAAAGTATCGAGTCATTAAAAATTAGTTTGAACAAAGTACGTACAGGGCGAGCACATCGTTCTTTACTTGATAATATTGTTGTTGAATATTACGGTATGGACACGCCACTTAGTCAAGTAGGCAATATTTCTGTGCCAGACGCTCGTACGTTAGCGATTACTGTATTTGACAAAGGCATGATTGGTGCTGTTGAAAAATCTATTCTAAAGTCTGATTTAGGCCTCAACCCATCATCACAAGGTACGCTAATTCGTATTCCTTTACCTGCATTAACAGAAGAACGCCGTAAGGACTTAGTTAAAGTCGTTCGTGGAGAAGCCGAAGGCGGTAAAGTTGCGATACGTAATATTCGTCGTGACGCAAATACAGATATTAAATCACTGAATAAAGAAAAAGAAATCAGTGAAGATGAAATGCATCAAGCAGAAGATGAAATACAAAAAATTACTGACACGTTTATTAAGCAGGTTGATGATATTTTAGGCAATAAAGAAAAGGAATTAATGGAAATTTAA